From Aedes albopictus strain Foshan chromosome 1, AalbF5, whole genome shotgun sequence, one genomic window encodes:
- the LOC134289089 gene encoding uncharacterized protein K02A2.6-like, with protein sequence MSTPGKYVRAPSVDPESGTDESACGDEGNGLYARAPRSPVDSDPVDEVDDHQIAPPDHQLELENRIKELENVIMELKKDGNVTCPDNPALNPAATPASTLHVPSNIAAESTIRWDSITPFPKNVPATKMWEAWTCFIEDFQMATSLSNIHNPKRRVDLLQLSMGEELKGIVRAAKLRPDSGDENCYDTFVKNIDLYLKSMTDPAAEHESFSTMRQEEGESAVNFHARLTRKVQLCGYSQNDQDRFVRTQLLRGLRNEELKKAARTYGHDSNFIVQSATRAEAYQAEKMEKASSVIESNAVTAGTSQYRGSQDRFKRRAENQPKFGNQAKKFQPNRTSSYRDRAHVSRRSRCVRCFRSSHRSDEECPAKRKNCNSCGGLGHFAVACRDQRVNAVKNESLPGEVEESKEQQINALSLEDVLIDCRIGSSLPIKFLIDSGSDVNVLGGADWDILEKQLEEGVVKIIPSEKLSCHNLQGYAANEPMKVERAFTATIEVSGNQSESKVTAEFIVVRKGRRSLLGRSTASDMGLLKVGESINNCEPVLFPKMPGVKVKFSVDESIPPVRNAYYNITAAYREAARRRLEDMEAQGIIEKVVTAPQWISGMSAVPKGKDDFRLVVNMRAPNKAIKREYFRMPCMDEMRIKLHGAKFFSKLDLANAFYHLELSEESRDLTTFLSENGMFRFTRLMFGVNCAPEVFQREMTRILKDIKNKIVYIDDVLLFADTIEELRKTVSQVLQILRANNLSLNNDKCQFDRTHITFLGHEIDENGFHIEETKVKDIQKFRQPTTASELRSFLGLASFVSSYIKSFADISRPLWAVASSQNWNWGEDQKNAFEAIKDRIIHSTVSLGYFSEFDQTFLYTDASPCALGAVLVQQNEDGIYRIISFASKSLTSTEKKYAQNQREALSAVWAVEHFSYFLLGRRFILRTDAQGMAFILRRSREESKRALTRADGWALRLSPYYYDIEYIRGCENIADPSSRLYEGDDEAFNEEVSPWEIRLLESQSNDFLTEEEIKESTKKDDTLLQVISSLESGKWPKHLLKFKAVVHELQYSNGILHKNGCAVIPHNLRDKALEVAHSGHPLEAKFKSILRRRVWWPKMSSDAEKWVKSCAACAVNGRPERPTPMQRSFAPKAVWETIALDFNGPYLKFGNIMILVVIDLRSRYAIARPVKSTKFEYTKAVLDSIFEREGFPRAIKSDNGPPFNGDEYSRYCNERGIQVIFSTPFYPQQNGLVEGFMKVVNKAMCTAVSTGNNYIDELQAAVKAYNAADHTITKVPPEEVLTGRKIKRGLPLLRHGESQHDANVLDTRDREAKLQSKDREDSRRGAKACRVKPGDSVIVERQLRTKGDSRFGMKRFVVSEERNGSLILCDPEGQQLRRHVSQTKKVGVWREQKTAGVQVESPGIASNSDPNQRPAREKRTPSYLSDYIRLVDEHPLDLSKKGKN encoded by the exons ATGTCCACTCCGGGAAAATATGTTCGTGCTCCATCAGTTGATCCAGAAAGCGGAACGGATGAATCGGCGTGTGGTGATGAAGGTAATGGGTTGTACGCTCGTGCTCCTCGCAGCCCAGTCGATAGTGATCCGGTTGATGAGGTTGACGACCACCAAATTGCCCCACCGGACCATCAGCTTGAGCTTGAAAACCGCATAAAGGAACTTGAAAATGTTATCATGGAACTAAAGAAGGATGGCAACGTCACTTGCCCGGATAATCCAGCTTTGAATCCGGCAGCCACCCCGGCCAGCACTCTACACGTCCCATCGAACATCGCTGCCGAAAGCACTATTCGCTGGGATAGTATCACCCCGTTTCCGAAGAATGTCCCAGCAACCAAGATGTGGGAGGCATGGACTTGCTTTATCGAAGATTTCCAAATGGCCACATCACTGTCAAACATCCACAATCCGAAACGTCGTGTTGATTTACTGCAGCTATCCATGGGCGAGGAATTGAAAGGGATTGTCCGTGCTGCCAAGCTTCGACCAGATTCAGGAGACGAAAACTGCTACGACACATTTGTGAAGAACATCGATCTGTATCTGAAGTCAATGACCGATCCAGCTGCAGAACACGAAAGCTTTTCCACTATGCGTCAAGAGGAAGGTGAGTCTGCCGTAAATTTTCATGCGAGATTGACAAGGAAGGTTCAGCTGTGCGGCTACAGTCAGAATGACCAGGACCGGTTTGTTCGAACCCAGCTTCTGAGGGGCCTACGGAATGAAGAGCTCAAGAAAGCTGCTCGTACATATGGCCATGATTCGAACTTCATTGTTCAGTCAGCAACTCGCGCAGAGGCATATCAAGCGGAAAAGATGGAGAAGGCGTCCTCTGTGATTGAGTCGAATGCGGTAACAGCAGGTACTAGTCAGTATCGTGGTTCCCAGGATCGTTTCAAACGCAGAGCTGAAAATCAACCCAAGTTCGGAAACCAAGCGAAGAAATTCCAGCCAAACAGAACGTCGTCGTACAGAGACAGAGCACACGTGAGCCGTCGATCCAGATGCGTCAGGTGTTTTCGTTCGTCGCACAGGAGCGACGAGGAATGTCCAGCAAAAAGGAAGAATTGTAATTCTTGTGGCGGCCTTGGACATTTTGCGGTTGCGTGCCGTGATCAACGGGTAAATGCGGTCAAGAACGAGAGTCTTCCTGGCGAAGTTGAGGAATCGAAGGAACAG CAAATCAATGCTCTTTCGCTCGAAGACGTGCTTATCGATTGTCGAATCGGTTCATCTCTCCCGATAAAGTTCCTAATAGATTCAGGATCGGATGTGAACGTCCTGGGAGGGGCTGACTGGGACATCTTGGAAAAGCAGCTTGAAGAGGGGGTCGTTAAAATTATTCCTTCGGAGAAGCTCTCCTGCCATAATCTGCAAGGCTACGCCGCTAACGAACCGATGAAGGTTGAGAGGGCATTCACAGCAACAATTGAGGTGAGTGGTAATCAGTCCGAATCAAAGGTTACTGCCGAGTTCATTGTTGTAAGGAAAGGCAGGCGATCCTTGCTAGGAAGAAGCACGGCCAGTGACATGGGACTTCTGAAAGTAGGAGAATCGATTAATAACTGCGAGCCGGTATTGTTCCCCAAAATGCCCGGAGTCAAGGTTAAGTTCAGCGTGGACGAATCAATTCCACCTGTACGCAACGCCTATTATAATATCACTGCTGCGTACCGCGAAGCTGCTCGTCGAAGGCTTGAAGATATGGAGGCACAGGGGATCATAGAAAAGGTTGTCACTGCACCGCAATGGATAAGTGGCATGTCCGCAGTCCCAAAAGGGAAAGACGATTTTCGCCTGGTTGTGAATATGCGGGCCCCAAACAAAGCTATCAAGCGAGAATACTTTCGGATGCCATGCATGGATGAAATGAGAATAAAGCTACATGGCGCAAAGTTTTTCTCTAAACTAGATCTCGCTAATGCGTTCTACCACCTCGAGCTGAGTGAGGAGTCGCGGGATTTAACAACGTTTCTTTCGGAAAATGGCATGTTCCGTTTTACTCGTTTGATGTTTGGGGTCAATTGTGCGCCGGAGGTGTTCCAGCGGGAAATGACGCGCATCCTCAAGGACATCAAGAATAAAATTGTGTACATAGACGACGTGTTGTTATTCGCGGACACAATCGAGGAGCTGAGGAAAACGGTTTCACAGGTTTTGCAGATATTGCGTGCGAATAATCTCTCATTGAACAACGATAAATGCCAGTTCGATCGTACTCACATCACGTTTTTGGGTCACGAAATCGATGAGAACGGTTTCCATATCGAGGAAACGAAGGTTAAAGATATACAAAAATTTCGGCAACCAACAACTGCGTCCGAACTAAGGAGTTTTCTTGGACTAGCCTCTTTTGTGAGCTCGTACATTAAAAGTTTTGCGGATATCTCTCGCCCGTTATGGGCCGTTGCATCTTCGCAAAATTGGAACTGGGGAGAAGATCAGAAAAATGCATTCGAGGCAATCAAAGATCGTATAATACACTCTACTGTGTCCCTtggatacttctcggaattcgaCCAGACCTTCCTTTACACTGATGCCTCTCCATGCGCTCTAGGAGCAGTATTGGTCCAGCAAAATGAAGACGGAATATATCGGATTATAAGCTTCGCTTCAAAGTCGCTGACCTCAACGGAGAAGAAATACGCCCAGAACCAGCGAGAAGCTTTGAGCGCCGTATGGGCCGTGGAGCACTTCTCCTATTTCTTGCTCGGAAGGCGCTTCATACTACGCACAGATGCTCAAGGAATGGCTTTCATTCTACGAAGGTCACGAGAGGAATCAAAAAGGGCTCTAACGAGAGCGGACGGTTGGGCTTTACGTTTAAGCCCATACTATTATGACATTGAGTATATTCGAGGATGTGAGAATATTGCAGACCCCTCATCTCGTCTGTATGAAGGAGACGACGAGGCCTTCAATGAAGAAGTAAGCCCATGGGAGATTCGTCTTTTGGAGTCGCAGTCCAATGATTTCCTCACTGAAGAGGAAATAAAAGAGTCAACGAAGAAGGATGATACACTTCTCCAGGTAATTTCCTCGCTGGAATCAGGAAAGTGGCCCAAGCATTTGCTGAAGTTCAAGGCAGTTGTACACGAACTTCAGTATTCAAACGGGATACTGCACAAAAACGGGTGTGCGGTCATCCCTCACAATTTGCGTGACAAAGCACTCGAAGTAGCACACTCGGGTCATCCATTGGAAGCAAAATTTAAGAGCATCTTGAGGAGACGCGTTTGGTGGCCAAAAATGTCGAGCGACGCAGAAAAGTGGGTAAAATCGTGTGCTGCTTGTGCGGTGAATGGACGACCAGAGAGACCGACTCCTATGCAGAGATCCTTCGCTCCCAAGGCTGTTTGGGAGACGATTGCGCTCGACTTCAACGGACCGTACTTGAAATTCGGAAACATCATGATTCTGGTGGTGATTGATCTGAGATCGAGATATGCAATTGCGCGTCCTGTTAAGTCGACAAAATTCGAATACACAAAAGCAGTGCTGGATTCCATTTTTGAGAGGGAGGGTTTTCCGAGAGCCATCAAATCGGACAATGGACCTCCATTCAACGGAGACGAATATTCACGTTACTGTAACGAACGTGGCATTCAGGTCATATTCTCGACCCCATTTTACCCACAGCAAAACGGGCTAGTGGAGGGGTTCATGAAAGTTGTCAACAAAGCTATGTGCACTGCAGTGTCTACAGGCAACAACTATATCGACGAATTGCAAGCTGCAGTGAAAGCGTATAATGCCGCAGATCACACAATCACCAAAGTTCCGCCCGAGGAAGTTCTTACGGGGCGTAAAATCAAGCGTGGGTTGCCACTCCTACGTCACGGGGAGTCACAACACGACGCAAACGTGCTGGATACCCGTGATCGTGAAGCAAAATTGCAGTCCAAGGATCGGGAAGATTCTCGTCGTGGTGCCAAGGCCTGTCGAGTGAAGCCGGGTGACTCAGTGATCGTGGAACGCCAGTTGAGGACGAAGGGCGATAGTAGATTCGGGATGAAGCGATTCGTTGTATCCGAGGAACGCAACGGGAGTCTGATTCTTTGTGATCCAGAAGGTCAACAGCTTAGACGTCATGTGTCCCAGACAAAAAAGGTCGGCGTGTGGCGGGAGCAGAAAACAGCGGGTGTTCAGGTTGAAAGTCCAGGAATAGCCTCCAACAGTGACCCAAACCAGCGTCCAGCGAGAGAGAAAAGGACACCATCCTATCTCTCTGATTACATCCGTTTGGTTGATGAGCATCCACTCGACCTGAGCAAGAAAGGGAAGAATTAG